In Sphingobacterium sp. PCS056, the following proteins share a genomic window:
- a CDS encoding PepSY-associated TM helix domain-containing protein — MIKKGILWLHKWLGLFTGLVVFIVSLSGCFYVFYDELKLIIYPQKYYTHEPQSDHSKLLPLTQLIDIAQKALPEGENISRADLYLSPNRTWVFRAVKTNEHGIGHHQYFTYHKRVFVNPYSGEVQVVENSKTEFFQVILQLHMNLLLGKKIGHWVVGISIIIFIITLLSGIVLWWPKKWSFKKLKRKILFDFNVKWKRLNYDLHQILGLYSLIFALLIATTGIAFTFPSFKEFYVNAFNHLGDTKKLPPQNNFDYVPQNQSKTIDNALHYTLSKHPQAEMMSIRLRKSIAESQDIQVRFSEERTGEFIWYYFNQTSGQIEKLKQSQNAPIGDKIGAMNYDLHVGSYGGMLTKILTFIVGLICASLPITGTIIWINKMKKKKKKIAKAK; from the coding sequence ATGATTAAAAAAGGTATACTATGGTTACACAAATGGCTAGGCTTGTTTACAGGTCTGGTCGTTTTCATTGTAAGCTTATCTGGCTGTTTTTATGTATTCTATGACGAGCTTAAATTAATCATCTATCCGCAAAAATATTATACGCATGAACCGCAATCGGATCATAGTAAGCTCCTACCCCTTACCCAACTGATAGACATTGCTCAAAAAGCTTTACCTGAAGGTGAAAATATCAGCCGTGCAGATCTTTATCTTTCTCCAAACAGAACATGGGTTTTCCGGGCTGTAAAGACGAATGAACATGGTATTGGTCATCATCAGTATTTCACTTATCATAAGCGGGTATTTGTCAATCCTTATTCCGGTGAGGTACAAGTCGTCGAAAATTCCAAAACTGAATTTTTCCAAGTGATATTGCAGTTGCATATGAATCTACTGCTCGGAAAAAAGATCGGTCATTGGGTCGTAGGAATTTCCATTATTATATTTATTATTACTCTGCTATCAGGTATTGTTTTATGGTGGCCCAAAAAATGGAGTTTTAAAAAACTAAAAAGAAAGATCTTGTTTGATTTCAACGTGAAATGGAAGCGATTAAATTATGATTTGCATCAGATTTTGGGACTTTATAGTTTAATCTTTGCTCTTCTAATTGCAACAACAGGTATTGCGTTTACTTTCCCTTCTTTTAAAGAATTTTATGTGAATGCTTTCAATCATCTGGGGGATACAAAAAAACTACCACCACAAAACAACTTTGATTATGTACCTCAAAATCAATCAAAAACTATAGATAATGCCCTGCATTACACCTTATCCAAACATCCTCAAGCAGAGATGATGTCAATCCGCTTACGCAAATCAATTGCCGAATCTCAGGATATACAAGTACGGTTTTCTGAGGAGCGTACTGGAGAATTCATTTGGTATTATTTTAATCAAACAAGCGGTCAAATTGAAAAACTGAAACAATCTCAAAATGCTCCGATCGGTGATAAAATTGGTGCAATGAATTATGATCTTCATGTAGGAAGTTATGGCGGAATGTTAACCAAAATCCTAACATTTATCGTGGGTTTGATCTGTGCCTCGCTACCAATTACCGGTACTATTATTTGGATCAATAAAATGAAGAAAAAGAAAAAAAAGATAGCAAAAGCCAAATAA
- a CDS encoding TonB-dependent receptor, giving the protein MLISFRSIQERWKYLLLFAAFQLFVFICEAQQMLIHVKTEKGNPIAGATILLNQQFLGSTDTSGLLRTTNEKIVNQKLSVSAVGFREQTLKISNQMLHDALNIILVASTHVLDEIVVTAGRKPESISTIPSSITILNQQDIQAQTNITNNLASVLGNAIPGLGTSTNKATNSGQTLRGRAVLILIDGIPQSTPLMNGARDLRTIDPSVIERIEVIKGATSIYGNGSGGGIINYITKKNSDGKKIGGQTQLGTSINPFDPKETIGYRFSQQLLGQVKRWSYTVSGSVDYTGLQRDSDGLPLGQTDGLSNSYQYNGFAKIGYKIDSSSTLTGFYNYYGSTQRAQYISKNGVYGQSPTIGVVGEEPGKPAGTPYNHNAMLSYSKNNLFQSTQLDVTAYLNSFRSMNRYVASGTAWYGPGQTMINSNKKGLRVNLNTPFQLFTIPTEITYGLDLLKDVTYQDLTDGRVYIPKMNMVNFAPYVQLKADLVENLIFKGGVRYENATVKIHDFNTIATGANGEGSIMVSGGNIPYKATMFNAGLRYTKYDYFNPFVSFSQAFAINELGRILRRATENTIGNLETDPIITNNYEAGFSSRFSIFNVSASYYISTSDLGVNLVDVGGFLMPQREPEEVKGYEIAIDAQLSQQLSLGGSYAYVEGKAKMDDGSKIYLNGSRIAPPKATGFINYKPNQQLNIQLFWIHTGSRGRFALNDKGKYNNSEGPISHVDLFNLSGNYKLNKNWRIGLGIENLFNTSYYPTVSQYRALDAEYVKGSGTVTSVNLYYQF; this is encoded by the coding sequence ATGCTTATTTCATTCAGATCCATCCAAGAAAGATGGAAATATCTCCTACTGTTTGCGGCCTTTCAGCTATTTGTTTTCATATGTGAAGCCCAACAGATGCTTATACATGTCAAAACAGAAAAAGGTAATCCAATTGCTGGTGCCACAATCCTTCTTAATCAACAGTTTCTAGGAAGTACGGATACAAGTGGTTTGCTAAGGACAACGAATGAAAAAATTGTGAATCAAAAACTATCGGTTTCTGCTGTGGGTTTTCGTGAGCAAACGCTCAAAATATCAAACCAGATGCTTCATGATGCTTTAAACATTATTTTAGTGGCAAGCACGCATGTACTTGATGAGATTGTGGTGACAGCAGGTCGAAAACCAGAAAGCATTTCGACTATCCCCTCCTCTATTACGATTCTGAACCAACAAGATATTCAAGCGCAGACTAATATTACCAATAACTTGGCCTCGGTATTAGGAAATGCGATTCCTGGGCTGGGCACTTCTACCAATAAAGCAACCAATTCGGGACAAACACTACGTGGACGTGCTGTGCTCATATTAATTGATGGAATCCCACAATCAACACCCCTTATGAATGGAGCACGTGACCTACGAACTATCGACCCCAGTGTAATTGAACGTATCGAAGTGATAAAAGGTGCTACTTCCATTTATGGTAATGGTTCAGGTGGAGGTATCATCAATTATATCACGAAAAAAAACAGCGATGGTAAAAAGATAGGCGGGCAAACCCAATTGGGGACATCAATCAATCCATTTGATCCAAAAGAAACGATCGGGTATAGATTTTCGCAACAATTATTAGGTCAAGTGAAAAGGTGGAGCTACACCGTATCCGGATCTGTAGATTACACTGGTTTACAAAGGGATTCCGATGGTCTCCCGCTCGGACAAACAGATGGTCTATCGAACTCTTATCAATATAATGGATTTGCGAAAATTGGTTATAAAATTGACTCAAGCAGTACCTTGACCGGATTCTATAACTATTACGGGAGCACACAACGAGCTCAATATATCAGTAAAAATGGTGTGTACGGTCAATCGCCTACCATTGGGGTCGTGGGCGAAGAACCAGGTAAACCTGCTGGCACGCCTTACAATCACAATGCCATGCTGAGCTACTCCAAAAATAATCTCTTTCAATCCACACAATTAGATGTAACAGCTTATTTGAATTCATTTAGATCCATGAATAGGTATGTTGCTAGCGGAACGGCTTGGTATGGTCCTGGCCAAACGATGATCAACTCGAATAAAAAAGGATTAAGAGTCAATTTAAATACACCATTTCAACTTTTTACTATCCCGACCGAAATAACCTATGGTTTGGATTTATTAAAAGATGTCACCTATCAAGATTTGACAGATGGCCGTGTATACATTCCTAAAATGAATATGGTTAACTTTGCACCATATGTACAGCTAAAAGCAGATCTAGTTGAAAATCTAATCTTCAAAGGAGGCGTTCGCTATGAAAATGCGACTGTCAAGATCCATGATTTCAATACGATCGCTACAGGTGCTAATGGCGAAGGTAGCATTATGGTGAGTGGTGGAAATATTCCTTATAAGGCGACGATGTTCAATGCCGGTTTACGGTATACAAAATACGATTATTTCAATCCCTTTGTGAGTTTTTCACAAGCCTTTGCCATCAATGAATTGGGCCGTATCTTACGCAGAGCTACAGAAAATACGATCGGAAATCTAGAAACAGATCCTATCATTACCAATAATTATGAAGCGGGTTTTTCTAGTCGTTTCAGCATATTCAATGTATCAGCTTCTTATTATATCAGTACTTCGGATTTAGGTGTAAACTTAGTTGATGTCGGTGGATTTCTCATGCCACAACGTGAGCCTGAAGAGGTAAAAGGTTATGAAATCGCAATAGATGCTCAGCTTAGTCAACAGTTAAGTTTAGGTGGTAGTTATGCTTATGTGGAAGGAAAAGCAAAAATGGATGATGGCAGTAAAATTTATCTGAATGGCTCCCGCATTGCACCACCAAAAGCAACAGGATTTATTAACTATAAACCCAACCAACAATTAAACATACAATTGTTTTGGATACATACAGGGTCTAGGGGTCGATTTGCGCTTAATGATAAAGGAAAATACAACAATAGTGAAGGACCTATCAGTCATGTAGATCTTTTCAATTTATCGGGTAACTATAAATTGAATAAAAACTGGAGAATAGGTTTAGGAATAGAAAATTTATTCAACACATCTTACTACCCGACAGTGAGTCAATATCGTGCTTTAGATGCAGAGTATGTGAAAGGAAGCGGTACTGTGACTTCGGTGAATCTTTATTACCAGTTTTAA
- a CDS encoding sulfatase-like hydrolase/transferase yields the protein MNILLRFKEWLLLIGICFSFLSYGQKQPPNIIFILTDDMGYSDLGSYGSPNIQTPFLDSLASKGVRATNYVVSTPSCTPSRASLLTGRYASRYNLPQPIGPGSDLGLPDAEVTIAEMLKQRGYRTALVGKWHLGDKAESLPNAQGFDFFYGMLYSHDYRAPYVKTDTVIKLFRNRTPEVFAPDDSDLSQHYHREALQFINKQKKDKPFFLYYAHNFPHLPLAFSNKKNPYANAQNAGPLGAVLYELDQYIAQLWHALEAKGLDKNTILMFSSDNGPWIEYPARMADDGETKNWHVGTAGVFKGSKALTYEGGARVPFIVFGKGIIPQGKVIRSSISNLDILPTIASWTGSSLPDRKLDGQSIRTLLEGKDPDLHYNHRPIFLVNYGKPEAVKVGDWKYRIVKQRTNLISGKTEETVEELFNVAWDPSERTNLIHQYPEKMAELKTVFASFDQTE from the coding sequence ATGAACATCTTGTTGCGCTTCAAAGAATGGTTATTATTGATAGGCATATGCTTTAGTTTCTTATCATACGGGCAAAAACAACCCCCTAATATTATATTTATATTGACCGATGATATGGGGTATTCCGATTTAGGTTCTTATGGCAGTCCGAATATTCAGACTCCATTCTTAGATTCATTAGCAAGCAAAGGTGTACGGGCTACAAATTATGTTGTTTCCACTCCTTCATGTACACCCTCTCGCGCATCGCTATTGACCGGGCGCTATGCTTCTCGCTATAACTTGCCTCAGCCGATCGGTCCTGGTTCTGATTTAGGTCTACCTGATGCTGAGGTAACGATCGCTGAAATGTTAAAACAGCGGGGCTATCGAACAGCTTTGGTAGGAAAATGGCATCTTGGTGATAAAGCAGAATCGCTACCCAATGCACAAGGATTTGATTTCTTTTACGGTATGCTATATAGCCACGATTACCGTGCTCCATATGTCAAAACGGATACAGTGATTAAACTTTTTAGAAATCGTACTCCTGAAGTATTTGCACCTGATGACTCAGATCTTAGTCAACATTATCATCGTGAAGCGCTTCAATTTATCAATAAGCAAAAAAAAGATAAACCGTTCTTTTTGTATTATGCCCATAATTTTCCACATCTTCCATTGGCATTTTCAAACAAGAAAAATCCTTATGCTAATGCACAAAATGCAGGTCCCCTTGGGGCGGTGTTGTATGAGCTGGATCAATATATTGCTCAATTATGGCACGCATTAGAAGCGAAAGGTCTGGATAAAAATACCATATTGATGTTTTCAAGTGATAATGGACCTTGGATAGAATATCCAGCACGTATGGCAGATGATGGCGAGACGAAAAACTGGCATGTCGGAACTGCAGGAGTATTTAAAGGCTCGAAAGCGCTGACTTATGAAGGCGGTGCGCGCGTCCCTTTTATTGTTTTCGGAAAGGGGATCATTCCTCAAGGAAAAGTTATTCGTTCTTCTATCAGCAATCTAGATATTTTACCAACTATTGCTTCTTGGACAGGATCTTCTTTACCAGATAGAAAATTGGATGGACAATCGATTCGTACTTTGCTAGAAGGCAAGGATCCTGATTTACATTATAATCACAGACCGATATTTTTGGTCAATTACGGTAAGCCAGAGGCAGTAAAGGTTGGCGATTGGAAATACAGGATTGTCAAACAGCGAACCAATTTGATATCAGGTAAAACCGAAGAAACGGTTGAAGAATTGTTTAATGTTGCGTGGGATCCTAGCGAACGGACCAATTTGATCCATCAATATCCAGAAAAAATGGCAGAGCTGAAAACGGTATTTGCTTCTTTTGATCAAACAGAATAA